From the genome of Deinococcus sp. AJ005, one region includes:
- a CDS encoding sorbosone dehydrogenase family protein: MNRLLLIGTLALACAGCAQNSTQTNEKPAQPPLETSGLTVPAGFKVTPYADGFQKPRFMVAAANGDVLLSDTSAGKVYVLPDRDQNGQADSKEVFASGLNQPHGLAIHGGYLYVANTDSVVRFPYEAGDIKAGGSAEKLVDLPSDGGHSTRTVVFGPDDKMYVSAGSSCNVCEESDPKRAAIWVYDADGKNGKEYASGLRNAVGIEWFGGQLYSTNNGRDGLGDNIPPEGFYKVNSGDSFGWPYCYTTKAGEAQVWDTEFGKKSAAVCKDTTPAFALTTAHSAPLGLAFYTGKTFPQTYAGQMFVALHGSWNRSEKSGYKLITVDPKTGKVADFLTGFLKNDKASGRPVDPVVAADGALLLSDDGAGKVWRIQYVGK, encoded by the coding sequence ATGAATAGACTGCTCCTGATCGGCACCCTGGCCTTGGCCTGTGCGGGCTGCGCCCAGAACAGCACGCAGACGAATGAAAAGCCCGCGCAACCCCCGCTGGAAACCTCCGGCCTGACCGTTCCGGCGGGCTTCAAGGTCACCCCCTACGCTGACGGCTTTCAGAAACCGCGTTTCATGGTGGCGGCGGCCAATGGCGATGTGCTGCTCAGTGACACCTCGGCGGGCAAGGTCTACGTGTTGCCGGACCGGGATCAAAACGGTCAGGCAGACAGCAAGGAAGTCTTCGCCAGTGGCTTGAATCAGCCACATGGCCTCGCCATTCATGGCGGCTACCTGTACGTCGCCAACACCGACAGCGTGGTGCGTTTTCCGTACGAAGCGGGCGATATAAAAGCGGGTGGCTCGGCTGAAAAACTGGTTGATCTGCCCAGTGATGGCGGCCACTCTACGCGCACGGTCGTCTTCGGCCCAGACGATAAAATGTATGTCTCTGCCGGAAGTTCCTGCAACGTTTGCGAGGAAAGCGATCCCAAACGCGCGGCGATCTGGGTCTACGACGCGGATGGCAAGAACGGCAAGGAGTACGCCAGCGGCCTGCGAAACGCGGTGGGTATCGAGTGGTTTGGTGGCCAGTTGTACTCCACCAACAACGGGCGCGACGGCCTGGGTGACAACATCCCGCCGGAAGGCTTTTATAAGGTGAACAGCGGCGACTCGTTCGGCTGGCCGTACTGCTACACCACCAAGGCGGGCGAGGCACAGGTCTGGGACACGGAATTTGGCAAGAAAAGCGCCGCCGTGTGCAAGGACACCACCCCCGCCTTCGCCCTGACCACCGCACACTCCGCGCCGCTGGGACTCGCGTTTTACACCGGCAAGACCTTCCCGCAGACCTACGCCGGGCAGATGTTTGTGGCCCTGCACGGCAGTTGGAACCGCAGCGAGAAGAGCGGGTACAAGCTGATCACTGTCGATCCGAAAACAGGGAAAGTGGCCGATTTTTTGACGGGCTTCCTCAAGAACGACAAGGCCAGTGGACGCCCCGTCGATCCGGTGGTGGCCGCGGATGGTGCGCTGCTTCTCAGCGACGACGGCGCGGGCAAGGTCTGGCGTATCCAGTACGTAGGGAAGTAA
- the aroA gene encoding 3-phosphoshikimate 1-carboxyvinyltransferase, which translates to MSPDGLPTPELPETFDVLVHPAQALNGELRAQPSKNYTTRYLLAAALAEGETRVVGIATSEDAGAMLRCLEDWGAGVSLVGDDAVIRGFGAVPRSGVTLNPGNAGAVARFLMGVAALTQDTTFVTDYPDSLGKRPQGDLLAALERLGARVSSNGGRLPVTISGPIQGGTVEVSAEKSSQYASALIFLGPLLPRGLDLRLTGQIKSHAPLRQTLDTLGAFSVRFSASEDLSRISIAGGQKYGAGRVSVPGDYPGSAAILAAAALLPGEVRLGNLRENDLQGEREAVAVLREMGADIVREGDTLIVRGGQPLNAVTRDGDGFTDAVQALTAAAALAGGETTWENVSTLRLKECDRISDTRRELERLGIGAAETADSLSITGTGKIAGGITADGHGDHRMIMLLTLLGLRADAPIRITGAHHIRKSYPLFFRHLEALGAKFEYLPTDTH; encoded by the coding sequence ATGAGTCCAGATGGCCTGCCCACTCCCGAATTACCAGAAACATTCGATGTTCTCGTCCACCCGGCCCAGGCCCTGAACGGCGAGCTTCGCGCCCAGCCCAGCAAGAACTACACCACGCGCTACCTGCTGGCGGCGGCGCTGGCCGAGGGCGAGACCCGCGTGGTAGGCATTGCCACCAGCGAGGACGCCGGGGCCATGCTGCGCTGCCTGGAAGACTGGGGTGCGGGCGTGTCGTTGGTGGGCGACGACGCCGTGATCCGAGGATTCGGCGCGGTTCCCCGATCAGGCGTGACCCTCAATCCTGGCAACGCGGGCGCAGTGGCCCGCTTTCTGATGGGCGTGGCTGCGCTGACGCAGGACACCACCTTCGTCACCGATTACCCCGACTCGCTGGGCAAGCGTCCGCAAGGTGATTTGCTAGCGGCGCTGGAACGCCTGGGCGCACGCGTGAGCAGCAACGGTGGACGCCTGCCAGTGACCATCTCCGGCCCGATTCAAGGTGGCACTGTGGAGGTCAGTGCCGAGAAGTCCAGCCAGTACGCCAGCGCCCTGATCTTCCTGGGGCCGCTGCTTCCCCGTGGCCTGGACCTGCGCCTGACCGGACAGATCAAGAGCCATGCCCCGCTGCGGCAGACGCTGGACACGCTGGGCGCATTCAGCGTGCGCTTCAGCGCCAGTGAGGACCTCAGCCGGATTTCCATTGCTGGCGGGCAGAAGTATGGGGCCGGGCGCGTCTCCGTTCCCGGCGATTATCCTGGCTCGGCGGCCATTCTGGCGGCGGCGGCGCTGCTCCCCGGCGAGGTCCGCCTGGGCAACCTGCGCGAGAATGACCTTCAGGGCGAGCGCGAGGCGGTGGCCGTGCTGCGCGAGATGGGCGCGGATATCGTGCGAGAGGGAGATACGTTGATCGTGCGCGGGGGCCAGCCTCTGAACGCTGTTACGCGGGATGGGGACGGCTTTACCGACGCGGTGCAGGCGCTGACCGCCGCCGCCGCGCTAGCCGGGGGCGAAACCACCTGGGAAAACGTGTCCACGCTGCGCCTCAAGGAGTGTGACCGCATCAGCGACACCCGGCGCGAGCTGGAGCGGCTGGGCATCGGCGCGGCGGAAACGGCAGACAGCCTGAGCATCACCGGGACGGGCAAAATTGCCGGGGGCATCACCGCCGATGGTCATGGCGATCACCGCATGATCATGCTGCTGACCCTGCTGGGGCTGCGGGCCGACGCGCCCATTCGGATTACCGGCGCGCACCACATCCGCAAGAGTTACCCGTTGTTTTTCCGTCACTTGGAGGCACTGGGCGCGAAGTTTGAATATCTGCCGACGGATACCCACTAG
- the ilvA gene encoding threonine ammonia-lyase, biosynthetic — MIQTQEFEPGQMDAMDVLRLALTGKVYGAAIETPISAAPGLSKRTSNRVLLKREDLQPIFSFKLRGAYNKMAQLLPEQRAMGVITASAGNHAQGVAYAAQELKMRAVIVMPATTPEIKIEGCRARGAEVILHGDSFSDAETHAYALQKELGLTFVHPFDDPLVLAGQGTVALELLRQVETGNGYTVFVPVGGGGLIAGVASVIKALRPDVKVVGVEPDDSDAMYQSLQADTRVRLDSVGIFVDGVAVKQVGAYTFDLTRRYVDDWVRVNTDQVCAAIKDVFDDTRAVMEPAGALAVAGLKKYAREKGIKDETLVALTCGANVNFDRLRHVSERAEIGEQREAILAVTIPERAGAFREFIEVIGARAVTEFNYRYAPRSEAQIFVGVQLASAGQRGELVDTLTARGYAVLDLTDDELAKVHVRHMVGGRAPEAEGERVYSFTFPERPGALLEFLTHLHGRWNISLFHYRNHGSAHGRVLAGIQVPEGDGADFATFLRGLGYPSDEMTQNPAYRLFLT; from the coding sequence ATGATCCAGACCCAGGAATTTGAACCCGGCCAGATGGACGCGATGGATGTGCTACGCCTCGCCCTGACCGGGAAGGTGTACGGCGCGGCCATCGAAACCCCGATCAGTGCTGCCCCCGGCCTGAGCAAACGCACCAGCAACCGCGTGTTGCTCAAGCGCGAGGACTTACAGCCCATCTTCTCGTTCAAGCTGCGCGGCGCATACAACAAGATGGCGCAACTCTTACCGGAACAGCGGGCAATGGGCGTGATCACGGCGTCGGCGGGCAACCACGCGCAGGGGGTGGCCTACGCCGCACAGGAACTGAAAATGCGCGCGGTAATCGTGATGCCCGCCACGACGCCCGAGATCAAGATCGAGGGCTGCCGCGCCCGTGGGGCCGAGGTGATCTTGCACGGCGACAGCTTCAGCGACGCCGAAACCCACGCCTACGCGCTGCAAAAGGAGCTGGGGCTGACCTTCGTGCATCCCTTCGACGATCCCCTGGTGCTGGCCGGACAGGGCACAGTGGCGCTGGAACTACTGCGCCAGGTAGAAACGGGCAACGGCTACACGGTCTTCGTACCAGTGGGCGGCGGCGGATTGATCGCGGGTGTGGCCAGCGTGATCAAGGCCCTGCGCCCCGATGTGAAAGTGGTGGGCGTGGAACCAGACGACAGCGACGCCATGTACCAGAGTTTGCAGGCCGACACGCGCGTGCGGCTGGACTCGGTGGGCATCTTCGTGGACGGCGTGGCGGTCAAGCAGGTGGGCGCGTACACCTTTGACCTGACGCGGCGCTACGTGGACGACTGGGTGCGCGTCAACACCGATCAGGTCTGCGCGGCCATCAAGGACGTGTTCGACGACACCCGCGCCGTGATGGAACCCGCCGGGGCGCTGGCGGTGGCGGGCCTCAAGAAATATGCCCGCGAGAAGGGTATTAAAGATGAAACCCTGGTGGCCCTGACCTGCGGCGCAAATGTCAACTTTGACCGCCTGCGCCACGTCTCGGAGCGGGCCGAGATCGGCGAACAGCGCGAGGCGATTCTGGCCGTGACCATCCCCGAGCGGGCCGGGGCCTTCCGCGAATTTATCGAGGTGATCGGCGCGCGGGCCGTGACCGAGTTCAATTACCGCTACGCCCCCCGCAGTGAGGCGCAGATTTTCGTGGGCGTGCAACTGGCCTCTGCCGGACAGCGCGGCGAACTGGTGGACACCCTGACCGCGCGGGGATACGCGGTGCTGGACCTGACCGACGACGAACTGGCCAAGGTGCATGTGCGCCACATGGTGGGGGGCCGCGCCCCGGAGGCCGAGGGCGAGCGCGTCTATTCCTTCACCTTCCCCGAACGCCCCGGCGCACTGCTGGAATTCCTGACGCACCTGCACGGGCGCTGGAACATCAGCCTGTTTCATTACCGCAACCACGGCAGCGCCCACGGACGAGTGTTGGCCGGAATTCAAGTGCCGGAAGGCGACGGAGCCGACTTCGCCACCTTCCTGCGCGGGCTGGGCTACCCATCAGACGAGATGACCCAGAATCCGGCATATCGGCTGTTCCTGACCTGA
- a CDS encoding response regulator transcription factor, protein MRFLVVEDEPTIRRPLVASLREAGYAVDEAACAREARELALAIPFDALMVDVGLPEGPLAGFELVRELRENGSSCPVLFLTARDAVEDRIAGLDAGGDDYLVKPFHLGEVQARLRALVRRGRSEPQSTQVWQDLRLDWNARAVFRDSARVALTAKEFSLLEVLASHPGRIYTRDELIDRVWDGRFDAESNVVDTYVRNLRRKLGDPVVQTVRGLGYRFPDAGPEV, encoded by the coding sequence ATGCGCTTCCTGGTTGTCGAGGATGAACCCACCATTCGCCGCCCGCTGGTCGCCAGCCTGCGCGAGGCGGGCTACGCGGTGGACGAGGCGGCCTGTGCCCGCGAGGCGCGTGAACTGGCCCTGGCCATCCCTTTCGACGCCCTGATGGTGGACGTGGGCCTGCCCGAGGGGCCACTGGCCGGCTTTGAGCTGGTGCGGGAACTGAGAGAAAACGGCTCAAGCTGCCCAGTGCTGTTCCTGACCGCACGCGACGCCGTGGAAGACCGGATCGCGGGGCTGGATGCGGGCGGCGACGACTATCTGGTCAAGCCCTTTCACCTGGGCGAGGTGCAGGCCCGGCTGCGGGCGCTGGTGCGCCGGGGCCGCTCGGAACCGCAAAGCACACAGGTGTGGCAGGATCTGCGGCTGGACTGGAATGCCCGCGCGGTGTTCCGGGACAGCGCGCGGGTGGCCCTGACCGCCAAGGAGTTCTCGCTGCTGGAGGTGCTGGCATCACATCCGGGAAGGATCTATACCCGCGACGAACTGATCGACCGGGTCTGGGACGGGCGGTTCGATGCCGAATCCAACGTGGTGGACACCTATGTCCGCAACCTGCGGCGCAAGCTGGGCGACCCGGTGGTGCAGACAGTGCGGGGCCTGGGCTACCGCTTCCCAGATGCTGGGCCGGAAGTCTGA
- a CDS encoding HAMP domain-containing sensor histidine kinase, with protein sequence MTLRARLTLLTFSILLLSLLASAGVAGTVLWRLELSSITRQIGAQANALLAVARATPGTLPDRAENLLEVDGITAVARVYGGGRLRWAGGAAGPDILDPGWLAGTAGAGISRVGGYLVSSTRANNSAVQVGRNLLPLERSMRLYALVTALTLLLLSALGGALVAREVRRTLRPLEALAARVQTLDAPGPLPALTLGGEVGALARALDASLGALRAERERETLFLASASHELRTPVTALLADLEHTLARPRSPQEMHAVLERTQRTASRLRLLTGNLMTLTRAQRSGTQHLQPARSSWPPVDLLALAGEAVDLLQPLALRQGLDLWLDGQATPLRGDSALLGSVLENLIGNALKFTPRSGEVQVRVVPHNGGAHLTVQDSGPGFPGGALTEAFVRGEAAAGAAVEGFGLGLAVVRQVVEIHGGTLTLDNPPEGGARVQVSFPSG encoded by the coding sequence ATGACCCTGCGCGCCCGCCTGACCCTGCTGACCTTCAGCATTCTGCTGCTGAGCCTGCTGGCCTCTGCGGGGGTGGCGGGAACGGTGCTGTGGCGGCTGGAACTGAGCAGCATTACCCGGCAGATCGGGGCACAGGCCAACGCGCTGCTGGCCGTCGCGCGGGCGACACCGGGCACGCTGCCCGACAGGGCCGAGAACCTGCTGGAAGTCGACGGCATCACGGCGGTGGCGCGGGTATATGGCGGCGGGCGACTGCGCTGGGCAGGCGGGGCTGCCGGGCCGGACATCCTGGACCCTGGCTGGCTGGCCGGAACTGCTGGGGCGGGGATCAGCCGCGTGGGCGGCTATCTGGTGTCGTCCACGCGGGCGAACAACAGCGCCGTACAGGTGGGCCGCAACCTGCTGCCCCTGGAACGCTCGATGCGGCTGTATGCCCTGGTCACGGCCCTGACCTTGCTGCTGCTCAGTGCCCTGGGCGGCGCGCTGGTAGCCCGCGAGGTCCGGCGCACGCTGCGGCCCCTGGAAGCGCTGGCGGCGCGGGTTCAGACCCTGGACGCCCCCGGCCCGCTGCCCGCCCTGACCCTGGGCGGCGAGGTCGGCGCGCTGGCCCGCGCGCTGGACGCCAGCCTGGGTGCCCTGCGGGCCGAACGCGAGCGCGAGACGCTGTTTCTGGCCAGCGCCTCGCACGAGCTGCGGACTCCGGTCACGGCGCTGCTGGCGGACCTGGAACACACCCTGGCACGCCCGCGTTCGCCACAGGAAATGCACGCCGTCCTGGAACGGACCCAGCGCACCGCCTCGCGCCTGCGCCTGCTGACCGGCAACCTGATGACCCTGACCCGCGCCCAGCGTTCAGGAACACAGCATCTGCAACCCGCCCGCTCCTCCTGGCCCCCTGTGGATCTGCTGGCACTGGCAGGCGAGGCGGTAGACCTGCTGCAACCGCTGGCTCTGCGCCAGGGTCTGGACCTGTGGCTGGACGGGCAGGCCACCCCGCTGCGCGGCGACAGCGCCCTGCTGGGCAGCGTGCTGGAAAACCTGATCGGCAACGCCCTGAAGTTCACCCCGCGCAGCGGCGAGGTGCAGGTCAGGGTGGTGCCCCACAACGGCGGCGCACACTTGACCGTGCAGGACAGCGGCCCCGGCTTTCCCGGCGGCGCACTCACCGAAGCTTTTGTGCGTGGCGAGGCGGCGGCAGGGGCAGCGGTAGAGGGCTTTGGCCTGGGGCTGGCCGTGGTGCGGCAGGTCGTCGAGATTCACGGCGGCACCCTGACGCTGGACAACCCGCCGGAGGGCGGCGCACGGGTGCAGGTCAGCTTCCCCAGCGGGTAA
- a CDS encoding helix-hairpin-helix domain-containing protein, with protein MSGSGNMALVHINRAPASQLETLPGVRVNLAAEIIKDRPFKNSVDLEKKVSRIDAKNVKMLPHISFT; from the coding sequence ATGTCCGGCAGCGGGAATATGGCGCTGGTTCACATCAACCGCGCCCCCGCCAGCCAGCTCGAAACACTGCCCGGCGTCCGCGTCAACCTGGCTGCTGAGATCATCAAGGATCGGCCCTTCAAGAACAGCGTGGACCTGGAGAAAAAAGTCAGCCGGATCGACGCAAAGAACGTCAAGATGCTGCCACACATCAGCTTCACTTAA
- a CDS encoding transposase — translation MELLALLVLALIGAKDVRHAALAERCRCNAQTASVIRQIERFFHQHPLCPLDVARLVLALLPDGKRRAFTLDRTSWKLGKTDVNALVLAVNWRGVAVPLLFELLPHSGNSGTSTRLALLDEALTLVDCCEVATIYADREFVGQAWIQGLAERGLPITVRLCVDTRIEDLPAGEWLGGLQPGKKAMLLDGVEVEGLPMNVVLTRTDQGEPLIEASNATAASRILKGYRKRWKIECLFRALKTKGFRLESTHMTLPGHVTRPLCLLTLAYVWSVLVGINQETALKKHGRRAWSVVTLGLRSLVRASSRQFGASGDELLHLIRL, via the coding sequence GTGGAACTGCTCGCCCTGCTCGTCTTGGCGTTGATCGGGGCTAAAGATGTTCGCCACGCCGCACTCGCTGAGCGTTGCCGGTGCAACGCTCAAACGGCTTCCGTCATCCGCCAGATTGAGCGCTTCTTTCACCAGCATCCGCTCTGTCCTCTCGACGTTGCCCGTCTGGTTCTGGCGCTGCTGCCCGATGGGAAACGGCGGGCATTCACCCTTGATCGTACGAGCTGGAAACTGGGAAAGACCGACGTGAACGCGTTGGTGCTGGCAGTGAACTGGCGAGGTGTCGCCGTGCCACTTCTGTTCGAGTTGTTGCCGCACAGCGGCAACAGCGGAACGAGCACCCGCCTTGCTCTGCTGGACGAGGCGCTGACGCTGGTGGACTGTTGCGAGGTTGCCACCATCTATGCAGATCGGGAATTTGTCGGCCAAGCGTGGATTCAGGGATTGGCCGAACGAGGTCTGCCCATCACGGTGCGGCTCTGCGTTGATACTCGCATTGAAGACCTGCCAGCGGGCGAGTGGCTGGGCGGCTTGCAGCCCGGAAAGAAGGCGATGCTGCTCGACGGGGTAGAGGTCGAGGGTCTACCGATGAACGTGGTCTTGACCCGGACGGATCAGGGGGAACCCCTGATCGAGGCAAGCAACGCCACCGCCGCCAGTCGCATTTTGAAGGGATACCGCAAGCGCTGGAAGATCGAATGTCTGTTCAGGGCACTCAAAACGAAGGGCTTTCGGTTGGAAAGCACCCACATGACGCTTCCCGGGCATGTGACGCGGCCGCTCTGTTTGCTAACCCTGGCCTATGTCTGGAGCGTCCTGGTTGGCATCAACCAGGAGACAGCTCTTAAAAAACATGGACGGCGGGCATGGAGTGTCGTGACGCTGGGCCTCCGGTCGCTCGTTCGGGCATCTTCCCGTCAGTTTGGGGCTTCGGGAGATGAACTGCTCCACCTCATTCGACTCTAG
- a CDS encoding metal-sensitive transcriptional regulator — MPEDARKRARRRLSIARGHLDSIVRMLDDPEIYCVDVLRQIKAVQGALSGAGDVVLRGHLEAHVATSAGRGDSVELVEEVMEALRYR; from the coding sequence ATGCCGGAGGACGCCCGCAAACGCGCCCGCCGCCGCCTGAGCATCGCCCGTGGTCACCTGGACAGCATCGTGCGAATGCTGGATGACCCGGAGATCTACTGCGTGGACGTGCTGCGGCAGATCAAGGCTGTGCAGGGCGCACTCAGCGGCGCGGGTGACGTGGTGCTGCGCGGTCATCTGGAGGCGCATGTCGCCACCTCTGCTGGGCGTGGCGACAGCGTGGAACTGGTGGAAGAAGTGATGGAAGCTTTGCGCTACCGATAA
- a CDS encoding heavy-metal-associated domain-containing protein: MTNPMTTELKVDGMTCGHCVKAVEKALKGVTGVHDVQVDLEGGKATVHGDADTGAMIGAVAAEGYAAQVAS; this comes from the coding sequence ATGACTAACCCTATGACCACTGAACTGAAAGTTGATGGCATGACCTGCGGGCATTGCGTGAAAGCCGTGGAAAAGGCTCTCAAGGGCGTGACGGGCGTGCATGACGTGCAGGTGGACCTGGAAGGCGGCAAGGCCACGGTTCACGGCGACGCTGATACCGGGGCAATGATCGGCGCCGTGGCCGCGGAAGGTTACGCCGCGCAGGTTGCCAGTTGA
- a CDS encoding heavy metal translocating P-type ATPase, with amino-acid sequence MTMKTPQLKTLNLDVGGMTCAACVGRVERGLKKVDGVQDAAVNLATERASVTYDPALTNAAQLVEVVKDTGYETRTAELSFPVEGMTCAACVGRVERGLQKAEGVLSASVNLATERANVTYLPTTTSPAALKEAVREAGYDVPDEATESQSRLDTDRARKAEEIAALRRSVILAAAFSIPLFILAMLPMVWPALDMWLMDRVGMGTLNWVMLALAAPVQFGPGRRFYRSGWAALKHRSPDMNTLVMLGTSAAFGYSLLVTLAPGLFPVGSAHVYYEASGVVITLILLGKLFEALAKGRSSEAMRTLLALQPNVARIQRDGGVVEVPADEVRVGDHVLVRSGERLPVDGEVVDGSSYVDESMLTGESVPVQKTAGAKVTGGTVNGTGALTFRATGVGADTALSRIIRMVEDAQASRPPIQGLADRVVAVFVPVVLAIASVTFAVWMLIGGEGALANALIHTVAVLIIACPCAMGLATPVSIMVGSGRAAQMGVLFRSGAALEGLGAAQVVAVDKTGTVTQGRPEVTEVIVDSGWLKGNGELLRLTAAAEASSEHPLARAIERAALGEENNVNTLSPATDFQAIPGYGVQASVDGKRVEVGAARYMAKLGLELGDLTAQADALAKRGRTPVFIAVDGQLAGLLGVADPVRVGSVDAIRTLQQQGTEVAMITGDTRATAEAVAAEVGIERVLAEVLPEGKSDAVQELQAGGRKVAFVGDGINDAPALARADVGVAIGTGTDVAVETADVILMSGDLRGVPNAIALSRATLRNIRVNLFWAFGYNILLIPVAAGVLAAWNISLSPVLAAAAMGLSSVFVLSNALRLRGFKPPLGGEGQAASRPGNAATPKLTPPVS; translated from the coding sequence ATGACGATGAAGACTCCCCAACTCAAGACGCTCAACCTGGACGTCGGCGGGATGACCTGCGCGGCCTGCGTGGGGCGGGTGGAGCGCGGACTGAAGAAGGTGGACGGCGTGCAGGACGCCGCCGTGAATCTGGCCACCGAGCGGGCCAGCGTGACCTACGATCCGGCACTGACGAATGCCGCCCAGCTCGTGGAAGTTGTTAAGGACACAGGCTACGAAACGCGCACGGCGGAACTCTCCTTTCCAGTGGAGGGCATGACCTGCGCGGCCTGTGTGGGACGTGTGGAACGCGGTTTGCAGAAGGCCGAGGGCGTGCTGAGTGCCAGTGTCAACCTCGCCACCGAGCGGGCAAACGTGACGTACCTGCCCACCACCACCTCACCCGCCGCGCTGAAGGAGGCCGTGCGCGAAGCCGGGTACGACGTGCCGGACGAGGCTACAGAATCACAGTCACGCCTGGACACGGACCGGGCCAGAAAAGCAGAGGAAATTGCAGCACTGCGGCGTTCGGTGATCCTCGCCGCCGCCTTCAGCATTCCGCTGTTTATCCTGGCGATGCTGCCGATGGTCTGGCCTGCGCTGGACATGTGGCTGATGGACCGCGTGGGCATGGGAACGCTGAACTGGGTGATGCTGGCGCTGGCCGCCCCGGTCCAGTTCGGCCCCGGACGGCGCTTTTACCGCTCCGGCTGGGCGGCCCTGAAGCACCGCAGCCCAGATATGAACACGCTGGTGATGCTGGGCACATCGGCGGCTTTCGGGTACTCGCTGCTGGTCACGCTGGCCCCCGGCCTGTTTCCGGTGGGCAGCGCGCATGTGTACTACGAGGCGTCCGGCGTGGTCATCACGCTGATCCTGCTGGGCAAACTGTTTGAGGCGCTGGCGAAAGGCCGCAGCAGCGAGGCCATGCGGACCCTGCTGGCCCTGCAACCCAACGTGGCCCGCATACAGCGTGACGGCGGCGTTGTGGAAGTGCCTGCCGACGAGGTGCGCGTGGGGGACCATGTGCTGGTGCGTTCCGGTGAACGCCTGCCGGTAGACGGCGAGGTGGTGGACGGCAGCAGCTACGTGGACGAATCCATGCTGACCGGCGAGAGCGTTCCCGTGCAGAAGACGGCGGGCGCGAAGGTCACGGGCGGCACGGTCAACGGCACGGGCGCGCTGACCTTCCGGGCCACGGGTGTGGGGGCCGACACCGCGCTGTCCCGCATCATCCGCATGGTGGAGGACGCGCAGGCCAGCCGCCCACCGATTCAGGGACTGGCAGACCGGGTGGTGGCCGTGTTCGTTCCGGTAGTACTGGCGATTGCCTCCGTGACCTTCGCGGTGTGGATGTTGATTGGCGGCGAGGGGGCGCTGGCAAATGCTCTGATTCACACCGTCGCCGTGCTAATCATCGCCTGCCCCTGCGCGATGGGTCTTGCCACCCCGGTGAGCATCATGGTGGGCAGCGGGCGGGCCGCGCAGATGGGCGTCCTGTTCCGCAGCGGGGCCGCGCTGGAAGGTCTGGGAGCCGCGCAGGTGGTGGCCGTGGACAAGACTGGAACAGTGACGCAGGGACGGCCCGAAGTGACGGAGGTCATTGTTGATAGTGGATGGTTGAAGGGGAATGGAGAATTGCTCCGGCTGACTGCCGCCGCCGAAGCGTCCTCCGAACACCCGCTGGCACGGGCCATTGAGCGAGCAGCTCTGGGTGAGGAGAACAACGTCAACACCCTCTCCCCTGCCACAGACTTTCAGGCCATTCCCGGCTACGGCGTGCAGGCTAGCGTGGATGGCAAGCGCGTGGAGGTGGGCGCGGCCCGTTACATGGCAAAACTGGGTCTGGAATTGGGCGATTTGACAGCGCAGGCCGACGCTCTGGCAAAACGCGGACGCACCCCCGTTTTTATCGCCGTGGACGGCCAGCTTGCCGGGCTGCTGGGCGTGGCCGATCCGGTGCGGGTGGGCAGCGTGGACGCCATCCGTACCTTGCAGCAGCAGGGAACCGAAGTTGCCATGATCACGGGCGACACCCGCGCCACCGCCGAAGCTGTGGCCGCTGAAGTCGGCATTGAGCGCGTGCTGGCCGAAGTCTTGCCCGAAGGCAAGTCGGACGCCGTACAGGAGCTTCAGGCTGGGGGCCGCAAGGTGGCCTTCGTCGGTGACGGCATCAACGACGCCCCCGCCCTGGCCCGCGCCGACGTGGGCGTGGCGATTGGCACCGGAACGGATGTGGCTGTGGAGACGGCAGACGTGATCCTGATGTCCGGTGATCTGCGCGGCGTACCGAATGCCATCGCCCTCTCGCGGGCCACGCTACGGAATATCCGGGTCAACCTGTTCTGGGCCTTCGGCTACAACATCCTGCTGATTCCGGTGGCGGCGGGCGTGCTGGCGGCGTGGAACATCAGCCTCTCCCCGGTGCTGGCAGCGGCGGCGATGGGCCTGAGCAGCGTGTTCGTGCTAAGCAACGCGCTGAGACTGCGGGGCTTCAAACCGCCGCTGGGAGGCGAGGGGCAGGCGGCTTCACGTCCGGGCAATGCGGCAACGCCGAAACTCACGCCTCCAGTTTCCTGA